A genomic region of Glycine max cultivar Williams 82 chromosome 15, Glycine_max_v4.0, whole genome shotgun sequence contains the following coding sequences:
- the LOC100800878 gene encoding mitogen-activated protein kinase 19 isoform X3, producing the protein MQQDQLKKDMKEVEFFTEYGDANRYKILEVVGKGSYGVVCSAIDTHTGGKVAIKKIHDIFEHISDAIRILREVKLLRLLRHPDIVEIKRIMLPPSKREFKDIYVVFELMESDLHQVIKANDDLTREHHQFFLYQMLRAMKYMHTANVYHRDLKPKNILANANCKLKVCDFGLARVAFSDAPTTTFWTDYVATRWYRAPELCGSFFSKYTPAIDIWSIGCIFAEVLTGKPLFPGKSVVHQLDLITDLLGTPPPETIAGVRNDKARKYLMEMRKKSPVPFEQKFPNADPLALRLLQRLLAFDPKDRPTAQEALADPFFKGLAKVEREPSCQPISRLEFEFERRRVTKDDVRELIYREILEYHPQLLKDYMNGTEGTHFLYPSAIDQFRKHFAYLEENHGKSGPVIPPERKHVSLPRSTVHSSTIPPSTQPSFTSYENKHMAEEASKVTRSVESNSGSQLRSSRPPPRVPAAKPGRIVGPVLHYDNGRTLKDTYDQRIFYRNTLPQAVSPHCFHRVQQPTITKTTSETYKNIPQGKHQLPSQQCSMPARPTIDLNTNPYYQQGKSDHLNDPVASIDAKLLQAQSQFGGVGAAAVAVAAHRHSGSFQYGLS; encoded by the exons atgcAGCAAGATCAGCTCAAGAAG GATATGAAGGAGGTAGAGTTTTTCACTGAGTATGGCGATGCCAACAGATACAAGATTCTTGAAGTTGTTGGGAAGGGTAGCTATGGAGTTGTTTGTTCAGCAATCGATACACACACTGGGGGAAAGGTTGCAATTAAGAAGATTCATGATATTTTTGAACATATCTCTGATGCCATTAGAATCCTCAGGGAAGTCAAGTTGCTAAGACTTTTAAGACACCCTGATATTGTTGAGATTAAGCGGATCATGTTGCCGCCTTCAAAGAGGGagtttaaagatatttatgtaGTCTTTGAGCTTATGGAGTCTGATCTCCATCAGGTCATCAAAGCTAATGACGACTTGACCCGCGAACACCATCAGTTTTTTCTTTATCAGATGCTACGTGCAATGAAGTATATGCATACAG CTAATGTATATCACAGAGACCTTAAGCCCAAGAATATACTGGCAAATGCAAACTGCAAACTCAAAGTTTGTGATTTTGGATTGGCTAGAGTTGCATTCAGTGATGCCCCAACAACAACTTTTTGGACg GATTATGTTGCTACAAGATGGTACAGAGCCCCAGAACTATGTGGCTCCTTCTTTTCAAAG TATACACCAGCAATTGATATATGGAGCATTGGATGCATTTTTGCAGAGGTGTTGACAGGAAAGCCACTGTTTCCTGGTAAAAGTGTCGTGCATCAATTAGATTTGATTACTGATCTTCTTGGGACACCACCACCTGAAACTATTGCAGGA GTTCGAAATGACAAGGCAAGGAAGTACTTGATGGAAATGCGGAAGAAATCTCCTGTGCCATTTGAACAGAAATTTCCGAATGCGGATCCATTGGCACTTCGCCTATTGCAAAGACTTTTAGCATTTGATCCAAAGGATCGACCAACTGCTCAAGAG GCACTAGCTGATCCCTTCTTTAAGGGTTTGGCCAAAGTTGAGAGAGAACCTTCTTGTCAGCCAATTTCAAGATTAGAATTTGAGTTTGAGAGGAGACGAGTGACAAAAGATGATGTTAGGGAGCTAATATATCGGGAAATATTGGAATACCATCCCCAGTTGCTTAAAGATTACATGAATGGAACTGAAGGCACTCACTTCCTTTACCCTAG TGCAATAGATCAATTCAGAAAGCACTTTGCTTATCTTGAGGAAAATCATGGTAAAAGTGGCCCAGTGATACCTCCAGAAAGGAAGCATGTCTCCCTTCCAAG GTCCACTGTTCACTCTAGTACAATTCCTCCTAGTACACAACCATCTTTTACTTCATACGAGAACAAGCATATGGCAGAAGAGGCATCAAAGGTTACGAGATCAGTAGAATCAAATTCCGGAAGTCAATTAAGGAGTTCGCGACCTCCGCCAAGAGTGCCAGCAG CCAAACCAGGTCGAATCGTAGGGCCAGTTTTGCACTATGACAATGGGAGAACCTTAAAAGACACTTATGACCAAAGGATCTTCTACCGAAACACGCTTCCTCAAGCCGTCTCTCCACACTGTTTCCATAGGGTGCAGCAACCTACTATCACAAAAACTACTTCAGAAACATACAAGAATATCCCCCAAGGCAAACATCAACTCCCATCCCAACAGTGTAGCATGCCAGCTAGACCAACTATTGATCTAAATACCAACCCATACTACCAACAGGGAAAGAGTGATCACTTAAATGATCCTGTTGCTTCCATTGATGCAAAACTACTGCAGGCACAATCTCAATTTGGTGGAGTTGGTGCTGCAGCAGTAGCTGTTGCTGCTCACAGGCATTCAGGGAGCTTTCAGTATGGATTGTCATAG
- the LOC100800878 gene encoding mitogen-activated protein kinase 19 isoform X1: MQQDQLKKDMKEVEFFTEYGDANRYKILEVVGKGSYGVVCSAIDTHTGGKVAIKKIHDIFEHISDAIRILREVKLLRLLRHPDIVEIKRIMLPPSKREFKDIYVVFELMESDLHQVIKANDDLTREHHQFFLYQMLRAMKYMHTANVYHRDLKPKNILANANCKLKVCDFGLARVAFSDAPTTTFWTDYVATRWYRAPELCGSFFSKYTPAIDIWSIGCIFAEVLTGKPLFPGKSVVHQLDLITDLLGTPPPETIAGVRNDKARKYLMEMRKKSPVPFEQKFPNADPLALRLLQRLLAFDPKDRPTAQEALADPFFKGLAKVEREPSCQPISRLEFEFERRRVTKDDVRELIYREILEYHPQLLKDYMNGTEGTHFLYPRLNRNSCFFFYLCNINKHIMYICNVNYLRKYVSCSAIDQFRKHFAYLEENHGKSGPVIPPERKHVSLPRSTVHSSTIPPSTQPSFTSYENKHMAEEASKVTRSVESNSGSQLRSSRPPPRVPAAKPGRIVGPVLHYDNGRTLKDTYDQRIFYRNTLPQAVSPHCFHRVQQPTITKTTSETYKNIPQGKHQLPSQQCSMPARPTIDLNTNPYYQQGKSDHLNDPVASIDAKLLQAQSQFGGVGAAAVAVAAHRHSGSFQYGLS; encoded by the exons atgcAGCAAGATCAGCTCAAGAAG GATATGAAGGAGGTAGAGTTTTTCACTGAGTATGGCGATGCCAACAGATACAAGATTCTTGAAGTTGTTGGGAAGGGTAGCTATGGAGTTGTTTGTTCAGCAATCGATACACACACTGGGGGAAAGGTTGCAATTAAGAAGATTCATGATATTTTTGAACATATCTCTGATGCCATTAGAATCCTCAGGGAAGTCAAGTTGCTAAGACTTTTAAGACACCCTGATATTGTTGAGATTAAGCGGATCATGTTGCCGCCTTCAAAGAGGGagtttaaagatatttatgtaGTCTTTGAGCTTATGGAGTCTGATCTCCATCAGGTCATCAAAGCTAATGACGACTTGACCCGCGAACACCATCAGTTTTTTCTTTATCAGATGCTACGTGCAATGAAGTATATGCATACAG CTAATGTATATCACAGAGACCTTAAGCCCAAGAATATACTGGCAAATGCAAACTGCAAACTCAAAGTTTGTGATTTTGGATTGGCTAGAGTTGCATTCAGTGATGCCCCAACAACAACTTTTTGGACg GATTATGTTGCTACAAGATGGTACAGAGCCCCAGAACTATGTGGCTCCTTCTTTTCAAAG TATACACCAGCAATTGATATATGGAGCATTGGATGCATTTTTGCAGAGGTGTTGACAGGAAAGCCACTGTTTCCTGGTAAAAGTGTCGTGCATCAATTAGATTTGATTACTGATCTTCTTGGGACACCACCACCTGAAACTATTGCAGGA GTTCGAAATGACAAGGCAAGGAAGTACTTGATGGAAATGCGGAAGAAATCTCCTGTGCCATTTGAACAGAAATTTCCGAATGCGGATCCATTGGCACTTCGCCTATTGCAAAGACTTTTAGCATTTGATCCAAAGGATCGACCAACTGCTCAAGAG GCACTAGCTGATCCCTTCTTTAAGGGTTTGGCCAAAGTTGAGAGAGAACCTTCTTGTCAGCCAATTTCAAGATTAGAATTTGAGTTTGAGAGGAGACGAGTGACAAAAGATGATGTTAGGGAGCTAATATATCGGGAAATATTGGAATACCATCCCCAGTTGCTTAAAGATTACATGAATGGAACTGAAGGCACTCACTTCCTTTACCCTAGGTTGAACCGTAATTcctgtttctttttttacttatgtaacataaataaacatataatgtATATATGCAATGTTAATTATTTACGGAAATATGTCTCTTGCAGTGCAATAGATCAATTCAGAAAGCACTTTGCTTATCTTGAGGAAAATCATGGTAAAAGTGGCCCAGTGATACCTCCAGAAAGGAAGCATGTCTCCCTTCCAAG GTCCACTGTTCACTCTAGTACAATTCCTCCTAGTACACAACCATCTTTTACTTCATACGAGAACAAGCATATGGCAGAAGAGGCATCAAAGGTTACGAGATCAGTAGAATCAAATTCCGGAAGTCAATTAAGGAGTTCGCGACCTCCGCCAAGAGTGCCAGCAG CCAAACCAGGTCGAATCGTAGGGCCAGTTTTGCACTATGACAATGGGAGAACCTTAAAAGACACTTATGACCAAAGGATCTTCTACCGAAACACGCTTCCTCAAGCCGTCTCTCCACACTGTTTCCATAGGGTGCAGCAACCTACTATCACAAAAACTACTTCAGAAACATACAAGAATATCCCCCAAGGCAAACATCAACTCCCATCCCAACAGTGTAGCATGCCAGCTAGACCAACTATTGATCTAAATACCAACCCATACTACCAACAGGGAAAGAGTGATCACTTAAATGATCCTGTTGCTTCCATTGATGCAAAACTACTGCAGGCACAATCTCAATTTGGTGGAGTTGGTGCTGCAGCAGTAGCTGTTGCTGCTCACAGGCATTCAGGGAGCTTTCAGTATGGATTGTCATAG
- the LOC100800878 gene encoding mitogen-activated protein kinase 19 isoform X4: MLRLNLDMKEVEFFTEYGDANRYKILEVVGKGSYGVVCSAIDTHTGGKVAIKKIHDIFEHISDAIRILREVKLLRLLRHPDIVEIKRIMLPPSKREFKDIYVVFELMESDLHQVIKANDDLTREHHQFFLYQMLRAMKYMHTANVYHRDLKPKNILANANCKLKVCDFGLARVAFSDAPTTTFWTDYVATRWYRAPELCGSFFSKYTPAIDIWSIGCIFAEVLTGKPLFPGKSVVHQLDLITDLLGTPPPETIAGVRNDKARKYLMEMRKKSPVPFEQKFPNADPLALRLLQRLLAFDPKDRPTAQEALADPFFKGLAKVEREPSCQPISRLEFEFERRRVTKDDVRELIYREILEYHPQLLKDYMNGTEGTHFLYPSAIDQFRKHFAYLEENHGKSGPVIPPERKHVSLPRSTVHSSTIPPSTQPSFTSYENKHMAEEASKVTRSVESNSGSQLRSSRPPPRVPAAKPGRIVGPVLHYDNGRTLKDTYDQRIFYRNTLPQAVSPHCFHRVQQPTITKTTSETYKNIPQGKHQLPSQQCSMPARPTIDLNTNPYYQQGKSDHLNDPVASIDAKLLQAQSQFGGVGAAAVAVAAHRHSGSFQYGLS, from the exons ATGTTGCGACTGAATCTT GATATGAAGGAGGTAGAGTTTTTCACTGAGTATGGCGATGCCAACAGATACAAGATTCTTGAAGTTGTTGGGAAGGGTAGCTATGGAGTTGTTTGTTCAGCAATCGATACACACACTGGGGGAAAGGTTGCAATTAAGAAGATTCATGATATTTTTGAACATATCTCTGATGCCATTAGAATCCTCAGGGAAGTCAAGTTGCTAAGACTTTTAAGACACCCTGATATTGTTGAGATTAAGCGGATCATGTTGCCGCCTTCAAAGAGGGagtttaaagatatttatgtaGTCTTTGAGCTTATGGAGTCTGATCTCCATCAGGTCATCAAAGCTAATGACGACTTGACCCGCGAACACCATCAGTTTTTTCTTTATCAGATGCTACGTGCAATGAAGTATATGCATACAG CTAATGTATATCACAGAGACCTTAAGCCCAAGAATATACTGGCAAATGCAAACTGCAAACTCAAAGTTTGTGATTTTGGATTGGCTAGAGTTGCATTCAGTGATGCCCCAACAACAACTTTTTGGACg GATTATGTTGCTACAAGATGGTACAGAGCCCCAGAACTATGTGGCTCCTTCTTTTCAAAG TATACACCAGCAATTGATATATGGAGCATTGGATGCATTTTTGCAGAGGTGTTGACAGGAAAGCCACTGTTTCCTGGTAAAAGTGTCGTGCATCAATTAGATTTGATTACTGATCTTCTTGGGACACCACCACCTGAAACTATTGCAGGA GTTCGAAATGACAAGGCAAGGAAGTACTTGATGGAAATGCGGAAGAAATCTCCTGTGCCATTTGAACAGAAATTTCCGAATGCGGATCCATTGGCACTTCGCCTATTGCAAAGACTTTTAGCATTTGATCCAAAGGATCGACCAACTGCTCAAGAG GCACTAGCTGATCCCTTCTTTAAGGGTTTGGCCAAAGTTGAGAGAGAACCTTCTTGTCAGCCAATTTCAAGATTAGAATTTGAGTTTGAGAGGAGACGAGTGACAAAAGATGATGTTAGGGAGCTAATATATCGGGAAATATTGGAATACCATCCCCAGTTGCTTAAAGATTACATGAATGGAACTGAAGGCACTCACTTCCTTTACCCTAG TGCAATAGATCAATTCAGAAAGCACTTTGCTTATCTTGAGGAAAATCATGGTAAAAGTGGCCCAGTGATACCTCCAGAAAGGAAGCATGTCTCCCTTCCAAG GTCCACTGTTCACTCTAGTACAATTCCTCCTAGTACACAACCATCTTTTACTTCATACGAGAACAAGCATATGGCAGAAGAGGCATCAAAGGTTACGAGATCAGTAGAATCAAATTCCGGAAGTCAATTAAGGAGTTCGCGACCTCCGCCAAGAGTGCCAGCAG CCAAACCAGGTCGAATCGTAGGGCCAGTTTTGCACTATGACAATGGGAGAACCTTAAAAGACACTTATGACCAAAGGATCTTCTACCGAAACACGCTTCCTCAAGCCGTCTCTCCACACTGTTTCCATAGGGTGCAGCAACCTACTATCACAAAAACTACTTCAGAAACATACAAGAATATCCCCCAAGGCAAACATCAACTCCCATCCCAACAGTGTAGCATGCCAGCTAGACCAACTATTGATCTAAATACCAACCCATACTACCAACAGGGAAAGAGTGATCACTTAAATGATCCTGTTGCTTCCATTGATGCAAAACTACTGCAGGCACAATCTCAATTTGGTGGAGTTGGTGCTGCAGCAGTAGCTGTTGCTGCTCACAGGCATTCAGGGAGCTTTCAGTATGGATTGTCATAG
- the LOC100800878 gene encoding mitogen-activated protein kinase 19 isoform X2, with amino-acid sequence MLRLNLDMKEVEFFTEYGDANRYKILEVVGKGSYGVVCSAIDTHTGGKVAIKKIHDIFEHISDAIRILREVKLLRLLRHPDIVEIKRIMLPPSKREFKDIYVVFELMESDLHQVIKANDDLTREHHQFFLYQMLRAMKYMHTANVYHRDLKPKNILANANCKLKVCDFGLARVAFSDAPTTTFWTDYVATRWYRAPELCGSFFSKYTPAIDIWSIGCIFAEVLTGKPLFPGKSVVHQLDLITDLLGTPPPETIAGVRNDKARKYLMEMRKKSPVPFEQKFPNADPLALRLLQRLLAFDPKDRPTAQEALADPFFKGLAKVEREPSCQPISRLEFEFERRRVTKDDVRELIYREILEYHPQLLKDYMNGTEGTHFLYPRLNRNSCFFFYLCNINKHIMYICNVNYLRKYVSCSAIDQFRKHFAYLEENHGKSGPVIPPERKHVSLPRSTVHSSTIPPSTQPSFTSYENKHMAEEASKVTRSVESNSGSQLRSSRPPPRVPAAKPGRIVGPVLHYDNGRTLKDTYDQRIFYRNTLPQAVSPHCFHRVQQPTITKTTSETYKNIPQGKHQLPSQQCSMPARPTIDLNTNPYYQQGKSDHLNDPVASIDAKLLQAQSQFGGVGAAAVAVAAHRHSGSFQYGLS; translated from the exons ATGTTGCGACTGAATCTT GATATGAAGGAGGTAGAGTTTTTCACTGAGTATGGCGATGCCAACAGATACAAGATTCTTGAAGTTGTTGGGAAGGGTAGCTATGGAGTTGTTTGTTCAGCAATCGATACACACACTGGGGGAAAGGTTGCAATTAAGAAGATTCATGATATTTTTGAACATATCTCTGATGCCATTAGAATCCTCAGGGAAGTCAAGTTGCTAAGACTTTTAAGACACCCTGATATTGTTGAGATTAAGCGGATCATGTTGCCGCCTTCAAAGAGGGagtttaaagatatttatgtaGTCTTTGAGCTTATGGAGTCTGATCTCCATCAGGTCATCAAAGCTAATGACGACTTGACCCGCGAACACCATCAGTTTTTTCTTTATCAGATGCTACGTGCAATGAAGTATATGCATACAG CTAATGTATATCACAGAGACCTTAAGCCCAAGAATATACTGGCAAATGCAAACTGCAAACTCAAAGTTTGTGATTTTGGATTGGCTAGAGTTGCATTCAGTGATGCCCCAACAACAACTTTTTGGACg GATTATGTTGCTACAAGATGGTACAGAGCCCCAGAACTATGTGGCTCCTTCTTTTCAAAG TATACACCAGCAATTGATATATGGAGCATTGGATGCATTTTTGCAGAGGTGTTGACAGGAAAGCCACTGTTTCCTGGTAAAAGTGTCGTGCATCAATTAGATTTGATTACTGATCTTCTTGGGACACCACCACCTGAAACTATTGCAGGA GTTCGAAATGACAAGGCAAGGAAGTACTTGATGGAAATGCGGAAGAAATCTCCTGTGCCATTTGAACAGAAATTTCCGAATGCGGATCCATTGGCACTTCGCCTATTGCAAAGACTTTTAGCATTTGATCCAAAGGATCGACCAACTGCTCAAGAG GCACTAGCTGATCCCTTCTTTAAGGGTTTGGCCAAAGTTGAGAGAGAACCTTCTTGTCAGCCAATTTCAAGATTAGAATTTGAGTTTGAGAGGAGACGAGTGACAAAAGATGATGTTAGGGAGCTAATATATCGGGAAATATTGGAATACCATCCCCAGTTGCTTAAAGATTACATGAATGGAACTGAAGGCACTCACTTCCTTTACCCTAGGTTGAACCGTAATTcctgtttctttttttacttatgtaacataaataaacatataatgtATATATGCAATGTTAATTATTTACGGAAATATGTCTCTTGCAGTGCAATAGATCAATTCAGAAAGCACTTTGCTTATCTTGAGGAAAATCATGGTAAAAGTGGCCCAGTGATACCTCCAGAAAGGAAGCATGTCTCCCTTCCAAG GTCCACTGTTCACTCTAGTACAATTCCTCCTAGTACACAACCATCTTTTACTTCATACGAGAACAAGCATATGGCAGAAGAGGCATCAAAGGTTACGAGATCAGTAGAATCAAATTCCGGAAGTCAATTAAGGAGTTCGCGACCTCCGCCAAGAGTGCCAGCAG CCAAACCAGGTCGAATCGTAGGGCCAGTTTTGCACTATGACAATGGGAGAACCTTAAAAGACACTTATGACCAAAGGATCTTCTACCGAAACACGCTTCCTCAAGCCGTCTCTCCACACTGTTTCCATAGGGTGCAGCAACCTACTATCACAAAAACTACTTCAGAAACATACAAGAATATCCCCCAAGGCAAACATCAACTCCCATCCCAACAGTGTAGCATGCCAGCTAGACCAACTATTGATCTAAATACCAACCCATACTACCAACAGGGAAAGAGTGATCACTTAAATGATCCTGTTGCTTCCATTGATGCAAAACTACTGCAGGCACAATCTCAATTTGGTGGAGTTGGTGCTGCAGCAGTAGCTGTTGCTGCTCACAGGCATTCAGGGAGCTTTCAGTATGGATTGTCATAG